From the genome of Williamwhitmania taraxaci:
GCATCCGTCTTTGTATTAGGCGTAAGCGCGTGGTATTTACTCAAAGGACGCGAGATTCTTATGGCGAAACGGAGCATCATTATAGCAGGTGTATTTGGTCTGATTAGCTCCTTATTCCTCGCCTTTACGGGTGATGGTTCGGCTTACCAAGTGGCTCAGAAGCAACCGATGAAGCTCGCTGCAATGGAGGGTTTGTATAATGGCACCGAAGGGGCCGGCTTGGTGGCTGTAGGAATGCTTACTCCCGGGAAAACTTATGATGATGGGAAAGATCCTTTCGTGTTTAAGATTGAGATTCCGAAACTCTTATCCATGCTTTCCTACAAGGATGCTAATGCCTTTGTTCCTGGGGTGAAGGATATTATCGATGGTTATGTGGTTAACGATAGTGAGGGCATTCCAATTTTAGTGCCATCGGCTCAACAGAAAATTGACCGAGGGCGGATTGCAATTCAAGCCTTAAGCGATTATCGAAAGGCAAAGATGGCTGGTGATTCGAGCATGATGATGTTCAGTAAAATGGTGCTTCAGGAGAATTTTGCCTATTTCGGATATGGTTATCTAAACAATACGTCCAGCATTATACCCAATGTTCCCCTTACCTTTTATAGCTTTCACGTGATGGTGGCGCTTGGCTTTTTCTTTATTCTGCTTTTCGGGGTAGTGCTATGGTTAACGCTTAAGAAGGAATTAATGAACCATCGTTGGCTGCTTTATCTAATGGTAGTTTCCGTTCCCCTTGTGTACATTGCACAACAGGCAGGGTGGATTGTTGCGGAAGTTGGCCGTCAGCCTTGGGTTATTCAAGACCTACTGCCAACCGTTGCCGCGGTTTCGCGCATCGATGCTAGTGCGGTTCAAGTCACCTTCTGGATGTTTGGTGTCCTATTTACCGTTCTACTGATAGCCGAACTGAGAATTATGTTTAAAGCCATTAAAACAGGACCAAACGACGGAGGACATTAATATGGTTGATACAACTTACATTTTTCTACAGCAATATTGGTGGTTCATCGTTTCGCTACTAGCGGCACTGTTGGTTTTTTTGCTCTTTGTTCAGGGCGGACAAACCTTGATCTATACCGTTGCCAAAAACGAGGATGAACGGCGCTTAGTGATAAACTCATTGGGCCGTAAGTGGGAGTTCACCTTTACAACCTTAGTTACCTTTGGTGGTGCGTTCTTTGCATCTTTTCCCCTGTTTTACTCTACCAGTTTTGGAGGTGCTTACTGGGTGTGGATGGCAATTCTTTTCGCTTTTATTATTCAGGCGGTTTCCTACGAGTATCGGTCGAGGGCCAATAATTTTCTTGGAGCTAAAACCTACGAAATTTTCTTAATTCTTAACGGTCTTTTAGGAACGATTCTGCTTGGAACTGCCGTTGGTACTTTTTTCTCAGGATCAGAATTTTCAATGGTTAAGGATAACATTACGAACATTGCCAATCCGGTAATCTCGGCTTGGGAAAATCCATTTCACGGATTGGAGGCAGTTCTCAATGTGAATAATGTGGCTCTTGGTCTAGCGGTTTTCTTCCTCTCGCGGGTGCTCGCTTTGTTATATTTTATGAATAACATCGACGATACCAATATTTTGGCCCGATCGAAGAAGCAGCTGCTTTATAATTCTTTGCCTTTTCTTTTGTTTTTTCTCTACTTCCTAGGTGCGACTATGCTGGCCCAAGGGTTTGCTGTTGATCCGGAAAATGGAGTGGTCTCGATGGAGAACTATAAATACTTGCACAATCTCATAGCCATGCCTGCGGTGCTAGGATTGCTCTTGGTCGGAGTAGTGTTGGTGCTTTGGGGGATCGGTCTTTCGGTATTCAAAACCAGTTCTAAAGGAATTTGGTTTGCAGGTCCCGGAGTAATTTTCACCGTGCTAGCGTTGATGCTTACCGTTGGGTATAACAACACGGCCTTTTATCCTTCAACCTTTAATATACAGCACTCTTTAACCATTTTCAATAGTTCATCTAGCAAGTATACACTTACTGCTATGAGCTACGTATCGCTGATGGTTCCGTTTGTTGCTGCCTACATCTTTTTTACTTGGAGGAAGATAAATAACAAGAAGATTGATGCGGCCGAAATGAAGGAAGATATTCACATTTACTAGATCTATCTACTATGAAGTATTTTGCCGAAATAATTACGCTTATTAGCTGGCCTGTGGTGATATATGTCTCCTATCGGCTTGCGGTGTGGGCTGTTCTGAAGTTTGAAGCTTCGGAGCACGATAAGGTGGACGAATAGTCTTTCCAGAAATATTAAGGGGTTGCCGTTCTTTCTTCACGAAAGACGGCAACCCTTTTTTTCGTATCACCAATACCCATACGTTGTAGGTCGTAGCTGTTGATGAAGCTGTCTTATTTATCTTAGAATTGGTATAAGCAGTTCTTTGGATAGATATTTCGCCTCCGATTTTCTATCGTAATACTTGCCTTATTCTCTTGCCACTTGTTGTAGTGGTAGAATGGTTACCTTTGACAAATTTTATTTTACAATGCTAGATATTGTTACTGCCAGCGAATGGTTTGGATCGGAATTTGGTAGGCCGATTATAATAGGCGGTCCTTGTAGCGCCGAGACGCGCGAACAAGTAATGTCCACGGCACTTGCAATTGCCGAAATTAAAGAGGTTTCAATATTCAGAGCGGGTGTTTGGAAGCCTCGCACGCGCCCCGGTAATTTTGAGGGTGCTGGAAATGAGGCGCTCGAATGGCTCGCCGAGGCAAAGGCCGCTACTGGGCTAAAGATGGCTGTAGAGGTGGCAACACCGGCCCACGTGGAGGCTGCACTAAAGGCAGGTGTGGATGTGCTTTGGGTTGGAGCCCGAACGGTTTCAAATCCATTCTCGGTTCAAGAGTTAGCCGCAGCCCTTGGTGGAGTAGATGTTCCCGTGTTGGTGAAGAATCCGATAAATCCAGATATAGAACTGTGGATTGGTGCTTTGGAGCGAATCAATCGTGCCGGATGTAAGAAGTTGGCGGCAATTCACCGCGGCTTTTATCCTTTCGAAAAGCGGGGATTACGCAATATTCCTCGGTGGGAAGTTCCCATTGAGTTAAAGCGATTATTTCCCAACCTGCCCATGATTTGCGATCCGAGCCATATTGCCGGAAAGTGGGAGTTGGTGCAGTCTATAGCCCAGCAGGCCCTCGATCTCGACATGGATGGATTAATGATCGAAACTCACATTAACCCTTCTGTGGCGCTAAGTGATGCTCGCCAGCAGCTGACCCCAGCTCAACTTAGCGA
Proteins encoded in this window:
- a CDS encoding cytochrome ubiquinol oxidase subunit I, which produces MIENLDLSVVNWSRAQFALTAMYHWLFVPLTLGLSFLIAIFETLYVRTGNEEWKRITKFWMTLFGINFAIGVATGIILEFEFGTNWSNYSWFVGDIFGAPLAIEGIMAFFMESTFIAIMFFGWNKVSKRFHLTASWLTAIGANLSALWILVANGWMQYPIGMTFNSDTARNEMTNFWEVLLSPVAVNKFLHTVTSGYVLASVFVLGVSAWYLLKGREILMAKRSIIIAGVFGLISSLFLAFTGDGSAYQVAQKQPMKLAAMEGLYNGTEGAGLVAVGMLTPGKTYDDGKDPFVFKIEIPKLLSMLSYKDANAFVPGVKDIIDGYVVNDSEGIPILVPSAQQKIDRGRIAIQALSDYRKAKMAGDSSMMMFSKMVLQENFAYFGYGYLNNTSSIIPNVPLTFYSFHVMVALGFFFILLFGVVLWLTLKKELMNHRWLLYLMVVSVPLVYIAQQAGWIVAEVGRQPWVIQDLLPTVAAVSRIDASAVQVTFWMFGVLFTVLLIAELRIMFKAIKTGPNDGGH
- a CDS encoding cytochrome d ubiquinol oxidase subunit II — protein: MVDTTYIFLQQYWWFIVSLLAALLVFLLFVQGGQTLIYTVAKNEDERRLVINSLGRKWEFTFTTLVTFGGAFFASFPLFYSTSFGGAYWVWMAILFAFIIQAVSYEYRSRANNFLGAKTYEIFLILNGLLGTILLGTAVGTFFSGSEFSMVKDNITNIANPVISAWENPFHGLEAVLNVNNVALGLAVFFLSRVLALLYFMNNIDDTNILARSKKQLLYNSLPFLLFFLYFLGATMLAQGFAVDPENGVVSMENYKYLHNLIAMPAVLGLLLVGVVLVLWGIGLSVFKTSSKGIWFAGPGVIFTVLALMLTVGYNNTAFYPSTFNIQHSLTIFNSSSSKYTLTAMSYVSLMVPFVAAYIFFTWRKINNKKIDAAEMKEDIHIY
- a CDS encoding chorismate mutase; translated protein: MLDIVTASEWFGSEFGRPIIIGGPCSAETREQVMSTALAIAEIKEVSIFRAGVWKPRTRPGNFEGAGNEALEWLAEAKAATGLKMAVEVATPAHVEAALKAGVDVLWVGARTVSNPFSVQELAAALGGVDVPVLVKNPINPDIELWIGALERINRAGCKKLAAIHRGFYPFEKRGLRNIPRWEVPIELKRLFPNLPMICDPSHIAGKWELVQSIAQQALDLDMDGLMIETHINPSVALSDARQQLTPAQLSEMVGSMSFPTSTTTDTSFARCIQTLRQRIDSLDAQMLELIAQRMKIAEEIGRFKLQQNVTILQVRRFEQILKDRLEQAEVIGLNHEFVKNLLEMVHKESILRQEAIMRSSGPGERKFPC